The sequence CAATCATGAAATCCAATTTTTGGGGAGAAGGGGCTGTCTCCCCTTTGAAAAACTCCACCAGGCTTTGCGCGTTGGCGTCAGCTGGGGGCGCGGCCTCCTGTTTGGTGACCTTTTTCGCAGCCTGGGCCGGAACGGCAACCAGGAAGGCAAGCACTAGAACGGCGAAAAGCCTGATCGGTTTCATAGCGGCCTCTCGGTGACTGATTGGGCCTCTCAAATAGGCCGATTCTGCCGGTGTGGCAATGTCTGGCCCTCTCATGCACGAGGCGGGCCACCCTGCACGATCCATGCACAAGAACCATCGCTGGCGGGGGGGGTCATGCCGCCTTGTCCGTTGAAGACTCCGGCTCCAGACTCAGGATGCCTGTATCGTCCTCATAGGCCAGCACCGTGGCGTAGCGGCCCCAGGTGACGGCCGTTTCCAGCTGCTTCTCCGCCTCATGGGGGGGGAACTCCAGTTCCAGGGCCATCTGGACCACATCCCACTTGAGCTGATGCTTGTCTGATTTCTTAAGAAGCGTGAGCAGCCACTGGAAAAACGGCAGCCTGCGGATGCGGCTGGCGAAGATCTCCTTGCGCGCGCCAATGGACGCCTCGGCAAAGGTTTCTCCCAGGGTGGTAAGGGCAATATCGCCCTTGCTGACCACTCCCATGCCCAGAATCTCGGCCGCTTCCACCAGGGGAAGCACATCGTCCACCTCCATCTGGAATTCGTCGGCCAGCCGGTAGATGTCGGCGGTGTTGCCAGGGCTCAGGTCGATATGCTCCACAAGGCCGAACAGGTCCGAAAGCTCAATGTGCGGCAGGGGGCGCGTCCGGCCAGGTGCACCCGGAGCGGAGCCGTGTTCGTCGGCCTCGGGCAAGGTCTGCCCGGCCAGGATGGCGAACACCTTGTCCACTATTTCAAGAAACTCCCTTGACTTGCGGTCCCTGGGATGAGGCAAGCTCACCGTCAATTCGGCAACCACCCGCCCGGGCTCCTTGTCCATCAAAACAATACGGTCGGACATGAACACCGCCTCTTCGATGTTGTGCGACACCATGAGCAGGCTCTTGGTGGGTATGGCCCCGGTGGTCCACAGTTCCAAAAGCTCGCCGCGCAGAGCCTCGGCGGACAAGGGGTCCAGGGCTGAGAAGGGTTCATCCAGGCAGAGAAGCTCGGGCTCGATGGACAGGGCCCTGGCAAAACCAACCTTCTGGCGCATGCCGCCTGAGAGCTCGCGGGGATAGGCCGTCTCGAAGCCCTCCAGGCCCACCCTGTGGAGCATGTCCAGGGCACGGCGTCCGCGCTGCTTGGGCGTAACACCACGCGCCTTGAGGGCCACTTCCACGTTCTCCTGTACGGTGAGCCACGGATACAAAGCAAAACTCTGAAATATTATGGATGATCGAGGGTTTACGCCTTTGAGCTGCTCGCCCCGGTAGATCACTTCGCCAGAGGTGGGGGGCTGCAGCCCAGTGATGATGCGCAGAAGCGTGGACTTGCCGCAGCCAGAAGGGCCAAGCAGGGAGACGAACTCGCCTTCTCCGATATCGAGTTCCACATCGGAAATGGCGGTGAACTGCCGGTCGCCGATTCCGTAGACCTGCGAGACGTTTTTCAAGTGCTGCAAGACTTCGAACATGGTTTACTCCATGACGTAGCGTTCGGCGGCAAGCCGATAGAGCCTGCGCCAGAAAAAACGGTTGAACCCGACCACAGTGCCCACCATGACCAGGGTGGCTGCCAACAGCAGTGGGTAATCCCCGGCGGCCGTGGCCTGGGCGATGATGGAGCCAAGGCCGGTGGTTGTGACGTACTCACCGCCAAAGAGCACATACTCGGCAACAATGGAGGCGTTCCAGGCCCCACCCGTGGCCGTGATGGCTCCGGTGATGCAGTAGGGAAACAGCGCGGGAAGATACAAGGTCTTCCAGCGCTCCCATCCTTCAATCTTAAGGATGGCGCTCATGCTAATGAGTTCCTGCGGAATGGCCGAGGCTCCGGCCATGATGTTAAACAGCAGGTACCAAATGGTACCCATGAGCATGAGAAATACCGAGGCAAGAGCCAGACCGCCCGGCAGTTTGAGCAAGCCCAGCAGCACCACGGGAAAAAGCGCCGTTGACGGGATGGAGGCCAGCACCTGTACCACGGGCAACAGCATGTTGGACATGCGCTTGTTGAGCCCGATCCCAAGCCCCAGCGGCAAGGTAATGGCCAGGGCTATGACGAGCGCCGCCCACACCCTGGCCAGGGTGGCCAGAAGCCCCAGGCCGATCTCGACCCATTTTGCAGCTCCAACCTCGCTCAGCATGCCCACGCCCAGGAAGGCCCCGTAGCCGCCCCCGGCCATCACCGCCAAAGTGAACAGCCGTATGCCCCAGCCTCGTCCGGAGGACGTCTCGCTTTCCACGGGTTTTAATTTGAGGAACAGGGAGTCCACGCATTCCATTGCCGGTTCCAGGCATTTCTCGAAAATCCAGCCGACCAGGCGCGAGGCTCGCAGGGAATTGAGGAACCAGGACGTGGCATGTTCTTCGCTGTCCTGCATCTGGAGCTTGAACCGCTCCGACCAGGCAAGAAGAGGGCGCCACACGAAGGTATCCAGACAGATGATCACCGCCAACAGCGTGCCCACTCCCCAGGCAATGGCCTGCATGTCGCCCTTGGAGGCCGCCTCCTGGAGGTAGGCCCCGAGCCCGGGCAGGCGAA is a genomic window of Desulfovibrio sp. containing:
- a CDS encoding ABC transporter permease subunit, with product MRVFQTSLPARKGVSAADGLVLLAFFVLVYAGVRLAAQSPDVVDGPAITTDPASLPWYALLSVGRMFAAYVLSLLFTFLYGTAAARNKQAQVVLMPILDILQSVPILSFLPVVILSLAAVLPLGLAVELSSIVLIFTSQAWNMTFAWYQSLTTIPRELREAARIFRFNKWMRFRVLELPFAAIGLLWNSMMSWAGGWFFLMASEMFTVGQKDFRLPGLGAYLQEAASKGDMQAIAWGVGTLLAVIICLDTFVWRPLLAWSERFKLQMQDSEEHATSWFLNSLRASRLVGWIFEKCLEPAMECVDSLFLKLKPVESETSSGRGWGIRLFTLAVMAGGGYGAFLGVGMLSEVGAAKWVEIGLGLLATLARVWAALVIALAITLPLGLGIGLNKRMSNMLLPVVQVLASIPSTALFPVVLLGLLKLPGGLALASVFLMLMGTIWYLLFNIMAGASAIPQELISMSAILKIEGWERWKTLYLPALFPYCITGAITATGGAWNASIVAEYVLFGGEYVTTTGLGSIIAQATAAGDYPLLLAATLVMVGTVVGFNRFFWRRLYRLAAERYVME
- a CDS encoding AAA-associated domain-containing protein; translation: MFEVLQHLKNVSQVYGIGDRQFTAISDVELDIGEGEFVSLLGPSGCGKSTLLRIITGLQPPTSGEVIYRGEQLKGVNPRSSIIFQSFALYPWLTVQENVEVALKARGVTPKQRGRRALDMLHRVGLEGFETAYPRELSGGMRQKVGFARALSIEPELLCLDEPFSALDPLSAEALRGELLELWTTGAIPTKSLLMVSHNIEEAVFMSDRIVLMDKEPGRVVAELTVSLPHPRDRKSREFLEIVDKVFAILAGQTLPEADEHGSAPGAPGRTRPLPHIELSDLFGLVEHIDLSPGNTADIYRLADEFQMEVDDVLPLVEAAEILGMGVVSKGDIALTTLGETFAEASIGARKEIFASRIRRLPFFQWLLTLLKKSDKHQLKWDVVQMALELEFPPHEAEKQLETAVTWGRYATVLAYEDDTGILSLEPESSTDKAA